A genomic stretch from Spodoptera frugiperda isolate SF20-4 chromosome 14, AGI-APGP_CSIRO_Sfru_2.0, whole genome shotgun sequence includes:
- the LOC118269700 gene encoding uncharacterized protein LOC118269700, producing the protein MANNCASCNKPVKATHAKCTQCELVYHYVCVNLSNTSKQLARDWLCPLCQPTVLNITRSPGPALSPLSTTTQSSDSEVLRSLASEMKLLRGDVSDLKQHINDVSEHLKRCYTRLDEYDTRIKTLEKREEEIICLNNTISNLREQLNTHTQASIQNEIEISGINEYKNENPMHTVRVIAHKIGISIDDQDIDYVSRAGPRRQQVSNTTDNLPRNLIVRFVRRHQRDNFLKAAKTRSPLHSTDIEIPGANRQVYINERLTPGNRQLFRAARLAAKEHGYRYCWCRNGAILIRKQEGNPPIRIRNSDDLDRYLGPSTASPASTTPAD; encoded by the coding sequence ATGGCAAATAACTGTGCAAGCTGCAATAAGCCCGTTAAAGCTACACACGCCAAATGTACTCAATGCGAACTTGTGTACCATTACGTCTGTGTAAACCTATCCAATACTTCCAAACAGCTGGCTAGAGACTGGCTATGCCCACTATGTCAACCAACAGTGCTAAATATCACTCGATCACCTGGACCAGCATTATCACCACTGTCAACCACCACGCAGTCTTCTGATTCTGAAGTCCTGCGCAGCCTAGCTTCCGAAATGAAATTGCTTCGTGGCGATGTGAGCGATCTAAAGCAACATATTAACGACGTATCCGAGCACCTCAAAAGGTGCTACACTCGACTTGACGAATATGATACACGAATCAAGACACTTGAAAAGCGGGAGGAAGAAATTATTTGCCTAAACAACACAATTAGTAATCTACGCGAACaactaaacacacacacacaagcttctatacaaaatgaaatagaaaTCTCGGGAATTAacgaatataaaaatgaaaacccGATGCATACCGTACGCGTAATTGCACACAAAATTGGAATCTCCATCGATGACCAAGACATTGACTATGTGAGCAGAGCAGGGCCACGACGGCAGCAAGTGTCAAACACCACCGATAATTTACCCCGGAACCTAATAGTTCGCTTTGTACGCCGACATCAGCGTGACAACTTCTTGAAAGCTGCAAAAACCAGAAGTCCTCTGCATTCAACTGATATAGAGATACCCGGAGCCAACAGACAAGTGTATATCAACGAACGTCTCACTCCCGGGAACAGGCAGTTATTTCGTGCGGCTAGACTGGCTGCGAAGGAACACGGGTATAGATACTGCTGGTGCAGGAACGGAGCAATCCTTATCCGAAAACAAGAAGGGAACCCGCCGATCCGTATACGGAACTCTGATGACCTGGACCGCTACTTGGGACCATCCACCGCGTCTCCGGCATCTACAACCCCAGCGGACTAA